A section of the Verrucomicrobium sp. GAS474 genome encodes:
- a CDS encoding fucose isomerase, whose protein sequence is MKKKLVYLVANGDLRASANQKCEAAQAGLEASLVAAIEAEGHAVKRAHGFDKAKGHGFIDSQKYGMAVFRLIPKEAPVIVAEAVWQYSHHLLPGLAAHRGPILTVANWSGTWPGLVGMLNLNGSLTKQGVPYSTLWSEDFASDAKFLKNLRSWLTTGKVRHDTSHVAKWSEKTAPASATALGTKFAKAFREQQQIMGIFDEGCMGMYNAIIPDHLLHATGVFKERLSQSALYARTLTVTDAEARAVYRWWLDKGMKFQLGKDEETDLTENQVLLQAKTYIAAVRIADDFGCATVGIQYQQGLKDLLPASDLVEGTLNNVDRPPVYREGTRTELFKREALPHFNEVDECAGLDGLVTYQLWKKLGPGFEPENTLHDLRWARHYQGKDGAGKALDAYVWVFEISGAVPPAHLIGGWKGTTSERQPAMYFRLGGGTVKGVSKPGWVVWSRVFVEGDALHYDTGLAEVVSLPQEETDDRLKLTTSQWPIMHAVLQGVSRDQMMARHKANHIQVVYAPDKAGAKKGLHAKAAAMKELGLKVSICGTI, encoded by the coding sequence ATGAAAAAGAAACTCGTCTACCTCGTCGCCAACGGAGACCTCCGCGCCAGCGCCAACCAGAAGTGCGAAGCCGCCCAGGCCGGGCTCGAAGCGAGCCTCGTCGCCGCGATCGAGGCCGAAGGCCACGCCGTGAAGCGCGCCCACGGCTTCGACAAGGCCAAGGGCCACGGCTTCATCGACAGCCAAAAGTACGGCATGGCGGTCTTCCGCTTGATCCCGAAGGAGGCCCCCGTCATCGTCGCCGAGGCGGTCTGGCAATACAGCCACCACCTTCTCCCCGGCCTCGCCGCCCATCGCGGCCCGATCCTCACCGTCGCGAACTGGAGCGGCACCTGGCCCGGCCTCGTCGGCATGCTCAACCTCAACGGCAGCCTCACGAAGCAGGGCGTCCCCTACAGCACCCTCTGGAGCGAGGATTTCGCCTCGGACGCCAAGTTCCTGAAGAACCTCCGCAGCTGGCTCACCACCGGCAAGGTGAGGCACGACACCTCCCACGTCGCGAAGTGGAGCGAGAAAACCGCTCCGGCCTCCGCCACCGCCCTCGGCACGAAATTCGCGAAGGCATTCCGCGAGCAGCAGCAGATCATGGGCATCTTCGACGAGGGCTGCATGGGGATGTACAACGCCATCATTCCCGACCACCTCCTCCACGCCACCGGCGTCTTCAAGGAACGGCTCAGCCAGTCGGCCCTTTACGCCCGGACCCTCACCGTCACCGACGCCGAGGCCCGCGCCGTCTACCGGTGGTGGCTCGACAAGGGGATGAAATTCCAGCTCGGAAAGGACGAGGAGACCGACCTCACCGAGAACCAGGTCCTCCTCCAGGCGAAGACCTACATCGCCGCCGTCCGCATCGCCGACGACTTCGGCTGCGCCACCGTCGGCATCCAGTACCAGCAGGGCCTGAAGGACCTCCTCCCCGCCTCCGACCTCGTCGAGGGAACGCTGAACAATGTCGACCGGCCTCCCGTCTATCGCGAGGGAACCCGGACCGAGCTGTTCAAGCGCGAGGCGCTCCCCCACTTCAACGAAGTCGACGAATGCGCCGGCCTCGACGGATTGGTCACCTACCAGCTCTGGAAGAAACTCGGCCCCGGTTTCGAGCCCGAGAACACCCTTCACGACCTCCGCTGGGCCCGCCATTACCAGGGCAAGGACGGCGCGGGGAAGGCCCTCGACGCCTACGTCTGGGTCTTTGAGATCTCCGGGGCGGTTCCCCCCGCCCACCTCATCGGCGGGTGGAAGGGGACGACCAGCGAGCGTCAGCCCGCGATGTACTTCCGCCTCGGCGGCGGCACCGTGAAGGGCGTCAGCAAGCCCGGCTGGGTCGTCTGGAGCCGCGTCTTCGTCGAGGGAGACGCCCTCCACTACGACACCGGCCTCGCCGAGGTCGTCTCCCTCCCGCAGGAGGAGACCGACGATCGCCTGAAGCTCACCACCTCCCAGTGGCCGATCATGCACGCCGTCCTCCAGGGCGTCAGCCGGGACCAGATGATGGCCCGCCACAAGGCGAACCACATCCAGGTCGTCTACGCCCCCGACAAGGCGGGCGCGAAGAAGGGCCTCCATGCCAAGGCCGCCGCGATGAAAGAACTCGGGCTCAAGGTCTCGATCTGTGGTACGATCTGA
- a CDS encoding class II aldolase/adducin family protein: MSTRIEEILALSHELGLEARGLAMLGEGNTSARVGADSFVVKSSGKNLATLGPDGLTECRFDALLPLLEEKGLSDTAIDDRLLAARVNPEQGKPSVEALFHAYFLTLPGVDFVGHTHATTVNGILCSPRARDFAENRLFPDEVVCCGPASVFIPYTDPGLPLAVVIRDGTTKFIGKHGLAPRVVLLENHGIITLGSTTKAVLAAMLMAEKAAQIFVEAAALGGPVFLTPDQIVRISGRPDEHYRQRALGMK; encoded by the coding sequence ATGAGCACGCGCATCGAAGAGATCCTCGCCCTGTCGCATGAACTCGGCCTCGAGGCGCGGGGCCTCGCCATGTTGGGCGAGGGCAACACCTCGGCCCGCGTCGGTGCCGATTCCTTCGTCGTGAAATCGAGCGGGAAGAACCTCGCCACCCTCGGCCCCGACGGCCTCACCGAATGCCGCTTCGACGCGCTCCTTCCCCTCCTCGAGGAGAAGGGCCTCTCCGACACCGCCATCGACGACCGCCTCCTCGCCGCCCGCGTGAATCCGGAGCAGGGGAAGCCCTCCGTCGAGGCCCTCTTTCACGCCTACTTCCTCACCCTCCCCGGCGTCGACTTCGTCGGCCACACCCACGCCACCACCGTCAACGGGATCCTCTGCTCCCCCCGGGCGCGGGACTTCGCCGAGAATCGGCTCTTCCCCGACGAGGTCGTCTGCTGCGGCCCCGCCTCGGTCTTCATTCCCTACACCGATCCCGGCCTCCCCCTCGCCGTCGTCATCCGCGACGGGACGACGAAGTTCATCGGGAAGCACGGCCTCGCCCCCCGCGTCGTCCTGCTGGAGAACCACGGCATCATCACCCTCGGCTCGACGACGAAGGCGGTCCTCGCCGCGATGCTGATGGCCGAGAAGGCGGCGCAGATCTTCGTCGAGGCCGCCGCCCTCGGCGGGCCGGTCTTCCTGACGCCGGACCAGATCGTCCGCATCTCCGGCCGCCCCGACGAGCACTACCGCCAGCGCGCGCTCGGGATGAAGTAA
- a CDS encoding GDSL-type esterase/lipase family protein: MKKLLLLALLGASACAHAQDKVNSPNFQGAARSNLDMGGHSVIGAGAVSIGSGSGAVSVSASSGGLNVSGAGGTGGVTIQGNTFNAANQLVKLDGGGMLLPQFLPKATSSILGAVKIGGGLAVAGDGTLSLPVASASVLGGVKIGSGLAIDGSAILSLDASATTQGNAFNAPGKLVKLNTDQYFIFEGDSITAGAFATHPFSYYFASMSFASGRGTIINDAVSGSTISPGSGSGNNVSDRYNSNVKPYRPSASGGSGGATAYLFLMIGTNDIGNLGNTGSQVITALGTYCAQARSDGFTLVLSTITPRTSAYGWTATMEGYRQQVNSAIRNGTIPCDILIDYAAALSNPADTGLYYDGLHPLDAGQQVLARYLNGVMAGKGAGVPATPGYTDVPFAGMNFTGPITFPQNSKLTDGSSNTLSFFSSGSIPSGPSFGVSTANVYLDAAGGSSSEIGIGKNHTGSKILLRGYELNADTEHGMTLNSNVIDGTPILHTLYTGNPIFDIIESPSNEANSSSATWLWSNGHALALDTSSGTDAFTVNSIYHGPINMGQALTITPSGSGPTSWTKTNGSDLTGGGGGLAVYSGGGNLYGMHLGGNAAGFATEIVWASGQNGVSFRPIATDGTTGSVVAAIYGNGFASFGGDMNDGVNALQVNGTIRIGSSPPANATSSGVAGTITWDSSYIYVCTATNTWKRAALSSW; encoded by the coding sequence ATGAAAAAACTCCTCCTCCTCGCCCTCCTGGGCGCCTCCGCCTGCGCTCACGCTCAGGACAAGGTCAACAGCCCCAACTTTCAGGGCGCTGCCCGAAGCAATCTCGACATGGGCGGCCACTCCGTCATCGGCGCAGGGGCGGTTTCCATTGGCTCCGGTTCCGGGGCGGTTTCCGTCTCGGCCTCCTCCGGCGGGCTGAACGTCAGCGGAGCAGGCGGAACCGGTGGAGTCACCATTCAGGGAAACACCTTCAACGCTGCCAACCAGCTTGTGAAGCTCGATGGTGGGGGCATGCTTTTGCCGCAGTTTCTTCCGAAGGCCACCAGTTCTATTCTGGGGGCTGTGAAGATCGGCGGTGGATTGGCTGTGGCGGGCGATGGAACCCTTTCACTGCCCGTGGCATCCGCCTCGGTCCTGGGCGGCGTCAAAATCGGTTCCGGCCTCGCAATCGACGGTAGCGCTATCCTCTCTTTGGACGCTTCGGCAACAACGCAGGGGAATGCGTTCAATGCGCCCGGAAAATTGGTCAAGCTGAACACCGACCAATACTTCATTTTCGAGGGCGACTCGATCACGGCGGGCGCGTTCGCAACACATCCCTTCTCCTATTATTTCGCCTCGATGTCCTTCGCGTCCGGGCGCGGAACGATCATTAATGATGCCGTTAGTGGGAGCACGATCTCTCCGGGGTCGGGATCGGGAAATAACGTATCCGATCGCTACAACTCCAACGTGAAGCCCTATCGCCCGTCAGCGAGCGGCGGAAGCGGTGGAGCGACCGCTTATCTGTTCCTCATGATCGGGACGAACGATATAGGGAATCTCGGTAATACCGGATCGCAGGTCATCACCGCCCTCGGCACCTACTGCGCCCAGGCGCGGAGCGACGGCTTCACGTTGGTGCTCTCCACGATCACGCCCCGGACGAGCGCCTACGGCTGGACAGCGACAATGGAGGGCTATCGTCAGCAGGTGAACAGCGCCATTCGTAACGGAACAATTCCCTGCGATATCCTGATTGATTACGCCGCCGCGCTCTCGAACCCAGCTGACACTGGGCTCTACTACGATGGACTCCACCCGCTCGACGCGGGGCAGCAGGTACTGGCGCGATATCTCAATGGCGTCATGGCTGGCAAAGGGGCGGGTGTTCCTGCGACGCCCGGCTACACGGACGTGCCTTTCGCAGGCATGAATTTCACCGGCCCCATCACGTTTCCGCAAAACTCCAAGTTAACGGACGGCAGCTCCAACACCCTCTCGTTTTTCTCTAGCGGGTCGATCCCTAGTGGCCCTTCTTTCGGCGTCTCGACGGCGAACGTTTATTTGGACGCCGCGGGGGGATCGAGTTCCGAAATCGGAATCGGCAAGAATCACACCGGGTCTAAAATCCTGCTCCGCGGGTATGAACTCAATGCCGACACCGAGCACGGAATGACTTTAAATAGCAACGTCATCGACGGCACTCCAATCCTTCACACGCTTTACACGGGAAATCCGATATTCGATATCATCGAGTCGCCATCCAATGAGGCTAATTCTTCCAGCGCCACGTGGCTCTGGTCGAACGGACATGCGCTCGCGCTTGATACATCGTCTGGCACGGATGCCTTCACTGTTAACAGCATCTATCATGGGCCGATCAACATGGGGCAGGCGCTCACGATCACGCCGTCCGGATCTGGGCCGACCTCTTGGACTAAAACCAACGGGAGTGACCTGACGGGTGGGGGTGGCGGCCTCGCTGTTTATAGTGGCGGAGGAAACCTGTATGGCATGCACCTCGGCGGAAACGCGGCGGGCTTCGCTACGGAGATTGTTTGGGCGTCCGGCCAGAACGGCGTCTCCTTCCGCCCCATTGCCACCGACGGCACGACGGGAAGCGTTGTTGCTGCGATTTATGGAAATGGTTTTGCCTCGTTCGGGGGGGACATGAATGACGGGGTCAACGCCCTCCAGGTGAATGGGACTATTAGGATCGGGTCATCCCCCCCCGCGAACGCCACCTCTTCCGGTGTTGCTGGTACGATTACCTGGGACTCGTCCTACATCTACGTCTGCACGGCGACGAACACCTGGAAGCGGGCCGCGCTTTCGAGCTGGTAG
- a CDS encoding heparinase II/III family protein → MRPADVARLKEQIVADPVSRRLSEVLLRRADKLLTTPLLVRQMRGRRLLDVSRAAESRILVLAMAARLTDDPRYVARARAELLNVAAFDDWNPSHFLDVAEMSLAVSIGLDWLHDSLSPADRALLSEALRTKALRPSFDAPVGQLWWITGDNNWCQVCHGGLVAAALATWEDDPALAESVIRRARANLGKAALAAYAPDGAYPEGPGYWDYGTTFHVMLVSSLQSALGSDLGLADFPGFAVTGDYMAQVTSPTGKFYDYADSPTGRSLSPALFWFARRFDRPSLLDWDLARLDANLAAYDKGKAAGGDDRFFPLALLWWQPAFQATASRAQAWPPTSWLGRGNNPLAIHRSAWGDPLAVYLGFKGGSPSGNHGHMDASSFIVEADGVRWALDLGMQDYETLESKGIALWEGKQGGGRWTVFRIGAASHNIVVFDGGDPFVKGMASFVRFSAAGPIPHSVIDVSALWPGRVSRYWRGAALLPDRRVLLEDEWTTASAPVALRWQWLTKAKVTVEAPDRVRLEQEGKTARLIFQREGGGKVDLAVTEAAALQQPYDAENKDTRRLDASFPSPAGETGRLRVWFVPDKAPLPGTGFEEALPASLAAWSGNLP, encoded by the coding sequence ATGAGGCCGGCCGATGTGGCCCGGTTGAAGGAGCAGATCGTCGCCGATCCGGTCTCCCGCCGGCTTTCCGAGGTGCTGCTCCGGCGGGCCGACAAGCTTCTGACGACGCCCCTGCTCGTTCGCCAGATGCGGGGACGGCGTCTCCTCGATGTCTCGCGTGCGGCGGAGTCGCGGATCCTGGTTTTGGCGATGGCGGCGCGGTTGACCGATGATCCCCGTTACGTGGCGCGGGCGCGGGCGGAGCTTCTCAATGTCGCGGCCTTCGACGATTGGAATCCCTCCCACTTCCTCGACGTGGCCGAGATGTCCCTCGCGGTCTCCATCGGCCTCGATTGGCTGCACGACAGCCTTTCTCCCGCCGATCGGGCGCTTCTTTCGGAGGCCCTGCGGACGAAGGCGCTCCGGCCTTCCTTCGACGCGCCGGTGGGGCAGCTCTGGTGGATCACGGGGGATAACAACTGGTGCCAGGTCTGCCACGGCGGCCTCGTCGCCGCCGCGCTCGCGACGTGGGAGGACGATCCGGCGCTGGCCGAGTCGGTGATCCGGCGGGCGCGGGCGAACCTCGGCAAGGCGGCCCTTGCCGCCTATGCGCCCGACGGGGCCTATCCCGAGGGGCCGGGCTATTGGGATTACGGCACCACCTTCCACGTGATGCTGGTCTCCTCGCTCCAATCGGCGCTCGGGAGCGACCTCGGCCTCGCCGATTTTCCCGGCTTCGCGGTCACGGGCGATTACATGGCGCAGGTGACCTCGCCGACGGGGAAGTTCTACGACTACGCCGACAGTCCGACGGGACGGTCCCTCTCCCCGGCGCTGTTCTGGTTCGCGCGGCGGTTCGACCGGCCCTCGCTCCTCGACTGGGATCTGGCGCGGCTCGACGCGAACCTCGCGGCGTACGACAAGGGGAAGGCGGCGGGAGGGGATGACCGGTTCTTCCCCCTCGCGCTCCTCTGGTGGCAACCGGCATTCCAGGCGACCGCTTCCCGGGCTCAGGCGTGGCCGCCGACGAGCTGGCTGGGACGGGGGAACAACCCGCTTGCGATCCATCGCTCGGCGTGGGGCGACCCCCTCGCAGTCTATCTCGGATTCAAGGGCGGGAGCCCGAGCGGGAATCACGGGCACATGGACGCCTCCTCCTTCATCGTCGAGGCCGACGGGGTCCGGTGGGCGCTCGACCTGGGGATGCAGGATTACGAGACGCTGGAGAGCAAGGGGATCGCACTCTGGGAGGGCAAGCAGGGCGGCGGGCGGTGGACGGTCTTCCGCATCGGGGCGGCCTCGCACAACATCGTGGTCTTCGACGGGGGCGATCCGTTCGTGAAGGGGATGGCCTCGTTCGTCCGCTTCTCGGCGGCGGGGCCGATTCCCCATTCGGTGATCGACGTCTCGGCGCTCTGGCCGGGGCGGGTGAGCCGCTATTGGCGCGGCGCGGCCCTGCTCCCCGACCGCCGCGTCCTGCTGGAGGACGAGTGGACGACCGCCTCCGCCCCCGTCGCCCTCCGCTGGCAATGGCTGACGAAGGCGAAGGTGACGGTCGAGGCTCCCGACCGGGTCCGGCTGGAGCAGGAGGGGAAGACGGCCCGGCTCATCTTTCAACGGGAGGGAGGCGGAAAGGTCGACCTCGCCGTCACCGAGGCCGCCGCGCTCCAGCAGCCGTACGATGCGGAGAACAAGGATACCCGGCGTCTCGACGCCTCCTTCCCGAGCCCCGCCGGGGAGACGGGCCGTCTCCGCGTCTGGTTCGTCCCGGACAAGGCTCCCTTGCCGGGGACGGGCTTTGAGGAAGCCCTGCCCGCGTCGCTCGCGGCGTGGAGCGGGAATCTGCCCTAG